A single window of Nicotiana sylvestris chromosome 5, ASM39365v2, whole genome shotgun sequence DNA harbors:
- the LOC138868740 gene encoding uncharacterized protein, translating into MRDHIIGEDYELWNIVTDGPLATTKKNAEGMDVPKTRADCTAEDLKKWEKNAKAKKWLVCGLGPDESNKIESCTTAKEIWDTLQVAHEGTPQVKRSRGTLLDSQYANFSMKEGESIQEMYTRFTTLTNDLISLGRIILEEDKVEKILTRVLPVTWESKIIAIQESKNIATLKLDELIGNLTPVN; encoded by the coding sequence atgagagatcacatcataggagaagactatgaactctggaaCATAGTCACAGATGGTCCTCTggcaactacaaagaagaatgctgaaggaatggatgtgccaaagacaagagctgactgcactgctgaagatttgaagaaatgggagaagaatgctaaggccaagaaatggcttgtgtgtggactgggtccagacGAGTCCAACAAGATTGAAAGTTGTACTACTGCAAAGGAAatatgggacactttacaagtggctcatgaaggaactcctcaagtaaagagatcaagaggaacactgctagATTCTCAATATGCGAATTTCAGTATGAAAGAAGGAGAATctatccaggagatgtacacaaggttcacaacactaacaaatgatcTTATatctcttgggagaattatccttgaagaagacaaggttgagaaaatcttgacaagggttttaccagtgacttgggaaagcaaaatcattgctattcaggaatcaaagaatattgctaccctcaagctggatgaactaattggaaacCTCACGCCTGTGAActaa